The nucleotide sequence TGAAGTGCTGTCCGACCCGGAAAAACGCCAGAAGTATGACCAGTATGGTCAGTACTGGCAACAGGCTGCGGCGGGTGCACCTCCACCCAGAGGGACGGGTACACAAGGTTATGACTTTAGCCAGTATGGCAACTTTAATGATTTCATTGATGAATTGCTGGGAGGGTTAGGTCGCAGTGGCGGTCGTACAAGGCAGCGCACAGCTAATTATCGCACTACAAGAAGACCAGAAGGATTCCGGGAATACGCCGACTTTGGCTATGGAGAAGACCCTTTCGGCCGCTTCACTGATGTTCCCGCACAGGATACGGAAGCAGCGATCGCTCTCACTTTTTCTGAAGCATTTCATGGTACACAGAAGCAGCTACAAATTGATGGAGAAACTATCACTGTTCGCATTCCGCCGGGAGTAAAATCGGGAAGCCGCATTCGAGTCAAAGGCAAAGGACAGATGAGTCCTTTTAGTCAGCAACGCGGCGATTTGTATCTGACAATTGAATTATTGCCCCATCCTTTCTTCAAATTTGAGGGCGACAATCTTGCTTGCGAAGTACCTGTCAGCCCAGAGGAAGCTGTACTTGGCGTACAAATAGATGTTCCTACGCCTGATGGCAAGGTAACGATGAAGATTCCGGCTGGTGTGGATTCCGGCCAAGCACTGCGGCTACGTGGCAAGGGCTGGCGCGATCCAAAAGGCAATCGTACCGCTTTGATTGTGCGGTTAAAAATTGTGACACCCAAAGATTTGAGTCCCCAAGAAAGAGAGTGCTATGAAAAATTGCGGCAGGTCAGTAGTTTTAATTCCCGTCAAGGCTTAACGGAGGTGCGGTTATGAGTTCTAACCTGAGTTTGTCTTGCGTGGTGTGGACAGAAGCAGGCGATCGCCTTTATAGTTTCGAACAAGTCGCTTACCTCACCCAAACCTCGGTTTTATTGCTAGAACGATTTGCCCGCCTGGGACTAATTGAACCTGTAGGAATCATGCTGCGCCGACAGGATATCTATCGCGTTGTGCAGATTCAAAGGTTGCACCGCGATCTGAACTTGAATTGGGTCGGAGCAGCAGTGGTGCTAGATATGGTAACTGAAATTGCCCAACTCAAGGCGCAACTGCGTGCCTACCATGCTGAATTACAAATTCGTAATTCGTAATTCGTAATTAAGAGCGTTAACAAAAATGCGTAGGCTAGGGACGGAAACAACTGTCTCTACCTCCCCACATCTCTCCCTTTCTTTTTCAACGTGATACCATTTCATGAAAATAATGAAACAGACCCAAACCCTGAAAGCCTGACTAGGTAAGACTTTCTTAATTACGAATTACGTTAGCGCAGCTTTAGCGACGCAGGAGCGTCACTACGAATTACGAATTGGT is from Cylindrospermum stagnale PCC 7417 and encodes:
- a CDS encoding DnaJ C-terminal domain-containing protein; the protein is MVAATDFKDYYQILGVSKNATPEDIKKAYRKLARKYHPDLNPNDKQAEARFKEINEAHEVLSDPEKRQKYDQYGQYWQQAAAGAPPPRGTGTQGYDFSQYGNFNDFIDELLGGLGRSGGRTRQRTANYRTTRRPEGFREYADFGYGEDPFGRFTDVPAQDTEAAIALTFSEAFHGTQKQLQIDGETITVRIPPGVKSGSRIRVKGKGQMSPFSQQRGDLYLTIELLPHPFFKFEGDNLACEVPVSPEEAVLGVQIDVPTPDGKVTMKIPAGVDSGQALRLRGKGWRDPKGNRTALIVRLKIVTPKDLSPQERECYEKLRQVSSFNSRQGLTEVRL
- a CDS encoding chaperone modulator CbpM, yielding MSSNLSLSCVVWTEAGDRLYSFEQVAYLTQTSVLLLERFARLGLIEPVGIMLRRQDIYRVVQIQRLHRDLNLNWVGAAVVLDMVTEIAQLKAQLRAYHAELQIRNS